One Streptomyces sp. NBC_00102 DNA segment encodes these proteins:
- the dpgB gene encoding enoyl-CoA-hydratase DpgB: MNSTFTELDATRPLTELTTALNSLCDEAESDRHATTLVLRLTAPAAPSEPAAWPGEVTVSSVNRWERALRRLEKLDATTVVLAQGACAGPAVELLLAADVGIGVRGLTLTLPVNDGHFWPGMALYRLVRRLGAHRTRRLLLWDGGIPLARALELGLIDRGAETAEEAEATARTLTSHLADRETALRRQLITEAETTEYDEALGVHLAACDRELRRMRTAGRAA; encoded by the coding sequence GTGAACAGCACCTTCACCGAACTGGACGCGACCCGGCCGCTCACCGAGCTGACCACCGCTCTCAACTCTCTCTGCGACGAGGCCGAGAGCGATCGCCACGCCACGACACTCGTTCTGCGGCTCACCGCTCCCGCCGCCCCCTCCGAGCCGGCCGCCTGGCCGGGAGAGGTCACCGTCTCCTCCGTCAACCGCTGGGAGAGGGCCCTGCGCCGTCTGGAGAAGCTCGACGCCACCACCGTCGTCCTTGCCCAAGGCGCCTGCGCCGGCCCGGCCGTGGAACTGCTCCTCGCCGCCGACGTCGGCATCGGCGTCCGGGGCCTGACCCTGACCCTGCCCGTCAACGACGGTCACTTCTGGCCGGGCATGGCCCTCTACCGCCTGGTGCGCCGCCTCGGCGCGCACCGGACCCGCCGACTGCTGCTGTGGGACGGCGGCATCCCTTTGGCGCGCGCCCTGGAACTGGGTCTGATCGACCGAGGTGCCGAGACCGCCGAGGAGGCCGAGGCCACCGCCCGTACGCTCACCAGCCACCTCGCCGACCGCGAAACCGCGCTGCGTCGCCAGCTCATCACTGAGGCGGAGACCACCGAGTACGACGAGGCTCTCGGCGTCCACTTGGCTGCCTGCGACCGTGAACTGCGCCGGATGCGCACCGCAGGGCGGGCCGCATGA
- a CDS encoding MbtH family protein gives MANPFDDPEGRFLVLVNEEGQHSLWPEFAQIPPGWTRTLGPADRAACVDHINETWTDMRPRSLAAQLDQTS, from the coding sequence ATGGCAAATCCGTTCGATGATCCCGAAGGTCGTTTCCTCGTACTGGTCAATGAGGAGGGCCAGCACTCCCTGTGGCCCGAGTTCGCCCAGATCCCCCCGGGCTGGACCCGCACCCTCGGTCCCGCCGACCGTGCGGCCTGCGTCGACCACATCAACGAGACCTGGACCGACATGCGGCCGCGCAGCCTGGCCGCGCAGCTCGACCAGACCTCCTGA
- the dpgA gene encoding 3,5-dihydroxyphenylacetyl-CoA synthase DpgA, producing MIGIGTAVPRTSYTQQEMLDEFGIVDPRIRSIFLNSAIERRGLTLPPLLPDGTRSVETQGELLKKHATTGVAMAREAVEACLTDAGLDLADVGYLCCVTTTGLLTPGLSALLIKELGIDVHCSRLDVVGMGCNAGLNALTAVAGWAKAHPGEIALMVCVEACSAAYVFDGTMRSSVVNSLFGDGSAAIAVTSDTGAAAVAGAGDPAPGPALLKFSSCIIPDALDAMRYDWDDDHGKFSFYLDPEVPYVVGAHAETALGNLLDGTGLRLSDISHWVIHSGGKKVIDSVRANLGLSRHDVRHTTGVLRDHGNISSGSFLFSYERLRAEGVALSGEFGIFMTMGPGSTIEMALVAW from the coding sequence ATTATCGGAATTGGCACGGCGGTGCCCAGGACCTCCTACACACAGCAGGAGATGCTGGACGAATTCGGCATCGTCGATCCGCGCATCCGCTCCATCTTCCTGAACAGCGCCATCGAGCGTCGGGGACTGACCCTGCCGCCGCTGCTCCCGGACGGCACCCGGTCCGTGGAGACGCAGGGCGAACTCCTGAAGAAGCACGCCACGACCGGGGTCGCCATGGCCAGGGAGGCCGTCGAGGCATGCCTGACGGACGCCGGCCTCGACCTGGCGGACGTCGGCTACCTCTGTTGCGTCACCACCACCGGCCTGCTCACCCCCGGCCTCTCCGCGCTCCTCATCAAGGAACTCGGTATCGACGTGCACTGCTCGCGCCTCGATGTCGTGGGTATGGGCTGCAACGCCGGCCTCAACGCACTGACCGCCGTGGCCGGGTGGGCCAAGGCCCACCCGGGCGAGATCGCCCTGATGGTCTGCGTCGAAGCCTGCTCCGCCGCTTACGTCTTCGACGGCACCATGCGCTCGTCCGTGGTGAACAGCCTCTTCGGCGACGGCTCCGCGGCCATCGCGGTCACCTCCGATACCGGCGCCGCCGCGGTCGCCGGAGCCGGCGACCCGGCCCCCGGCCCGGCCCTGCTGAAGTTCTCCAGCTGCATCATCCCGGACGCCCTCGACGCCATGCGCTACGACTGGGACGACGACCACGGGAAGTTCAGCTTCTACCTCGACCCGGAAGTTCCCTACGTCGTCGGCGCGCACGCCGAGACCGCACTCGGAAATCTTCTCGACGGAACCGGCCTGCGCCTCTCCGACATCTCGCACTGGGTCATCCATTCGGGCGGAAAGAAGGTCATCGACTCGGTCCGCGCGAACCTTGGCCTCAGCCGCCACGACGTACGGCACACCACAGGCGTCCTGCGGGACCACGGAAACATCTCCAGTGGCTCGTTCCTCTTCTCGTACGAGCGGCTGCGCGCCGAGGGTGTTGCCCTCTCCGGAGAATTCGGCATCTTCATGACCATGGGTCCGGGCTCGACCATCGAAATGGCTTTGGTCGCCTGGTGA
- the dpgD gene encoding enoyl-CoA-hydratase DpgD: MYQLSTVRYEKSGHVARITLDRPEVLNAMNLRMHAELADVWDDFDADDDLWVAVLSGAGDRSFSVGQDLKELAAREQSGTAAPSSFGSRGKPGWPRLTERFDMVKPVVAQVRGYALGGGFELALACDIVVASEDASFALPEARLGLMAGAGGVFRLTRQVPWKAAMGHLLTGRRMTAGRAYELGLVNEVVPSAGLDACVEGWVADIVSCAPLSVRAIKEAAVKASTLPLDQAFTARYPAEERRMHSKDAVEGPVAFAEKRAPRWQGR; the protein is encoded by the coding sequence ATGTATCAACTGTCAACGGTGCGTTACGAGAAGAGCGGGCACGTGGCCCGTATAACCCTCGACCGACCCGAAGTTCTGAATGCCATGAATCTGCGCATGCACGCGGAACTCGCCGATGTCTGGGACGATTTCGATGCGGACGACGATCTGTGGGTGGCGGTTCTTTCCGGCGCCGGCGACCGGTCCTTCTCCGTCGGCCAGGACCTCAAGGAGTTGGCCGCTCGCGAGCAGTCGGGCACTGCCGCTCCCTCGTCCTTCGGCAGTCGCGGCAAGCCGGGCTGGCCGCGACTGACCGAAAGGTTCGACATGGTCAAGCCGGTGGTGGCGCAGGTCCGGGGATACGCCCTGGGCGGCGGATTCGAGCTGGCTCTTGCGTGTGACATCGTGGTTGCCTCCGAGGACGCGAGCTTCGCCCTGCCGGAAGCCCGGCTGGGCCTGATGGCCGGGGCGGGCGGGGTGTTCCGGCTGACCCGTCAGGTGCCGTGGAAAGCGGCGATGGGTCATCTGCTGACGGGGCGCCGGATGACCGCCGGGCGGGCCTACGAACTCGGCCTCGTCAATGAGGTCGTACCTTCCGCGGGTCTCGACGCCTGCGTAGAAGGATGGGTGGCGGACATCGTGAGCTGCGCGCCCTTGTCCGTACGGGCGATCAAGGAGGCGGCGGTCAAAGCCTCGACGCTGCCGCTCGACCAGGCGTTCACGGCGCGCTACCCGGCCGAGGAGCGGAGAATGCACAGCAAGGACGCCGTCGAGGGCCCGGTGGCCTTCGCCGAGAAGCGCGCCCCCCGGTGGCAGGGCCGCTGA
- a CDS encoding methyltransferase, whose amino-acid sequence MDRYGTHDGDPVLERFHFLVNAPALFNAVATAVELRVFPFLAEHPHSGFEEIRVHTDMPAHQLRVLLQAVCSTGLLRRENGRYFNSDVAGALLASDDEDSWGHVVVGWKEVYYPAFAHMTKALKAGTNLALDSYPGDEPTLYQRLSRNPELEAVFHRAMSAFTLQSVDALVDREEFASVRRLLDVGGGDGTTSARLVARHPDLVSTVFDMPSVSKLGEDKAVADYPDRVELYPGDIFNDVFPVGADAVLFSHVLEIFSEDQILGLLKKAYASLPEGGKVFVYGYNVSDDETTGIFGARLGLYFNVLASGQGMAYPAGDYEDWLRRAGFGDVKTITGLPYEHGLTLGVK is encoded by the coding sequence ATGGACAGGTACGGCACGCACGACGGTGACCCGGTACTCGAGCGTTTTCACTTCCTGGTGAACGCGCCCGCACTCTTCAACGCGGTCGCCACCGCGGTGGAACTGCGCGTCTTCCCATTCCTCGCGGAGCACCCGCACTCCGGGTTCGAGGAGATCCGCGTCCACACCGACATGCCGGCACACCAACTCCGTGTCCTGCTGCAGGCGGTGTGCAGTACGGGTCTGCTGCGCCGCGAGAACGGCCGCTACTTCAACTCGGACGTTGCGGGGGCTCTGCTCGCCTCGGACGACGAGGACAGCTGGGGCCACGTCGTCGTGGGCTGGAAGGAGGTCTACTACCCGGCCTTCGCCCACATGACGAAGGCCCTGAAGGCCGGCACCAACCTCGCCCTGGACAGCTACCCGGGTGACGAGCCCACCCTCTACCAGCGGCTCTCCCGCAACCCGGAGCTGGAGGCGGTGTTCCACCGCGCCATGAGCGCCTTCACCCTGCAGTCCGTCGACGCGCTGGTGGACAGGGAGGAGTTCGCCTCCGTCCGCCGCCTCCTCGACGTCGGCGGCGGTGACGGCACCACCTCGGCCCGCCTGGTCGCCCGCCACCCCGATCTCGTCTCCACCGTCTTCGACATGCCGAGCGTCTCCAAGCTGGGCGAGGACAAGGCCGTGGCGGACTATCCGGACCGGGTGGAGCTGTACCCCGGTGACATCTTCAACGACGTCTTCCCGGTCGGCGCCGACGCCGTCCTCTTCAGCCACGTTCTGGAGATCTTCTCCGAGGACCAGATCCTCGGCCTGCTGAAGAAGGCGTACGCCAGCCTGCCTGAGGGCGGCAAGGTGTTCGTCTACGGCTACAACGTCTCCGACGACGAGACGACCGGAATCTTCGGCGCCCGCCTCGGTCTCTACTTCAACGTCCTCGCAAGCGGCCAGGGAATGGCCTATCCGGCCGGCGACTACGAGGACTGGTTGCGCCGGGCCGGGTTCGGCGACGTGAAGACGATCACTGGCCTGCCGTACGAGCACGGTCTCACGCTCGGTGTGAAGTGA
- a CDS encoding glycine amidinotransferase: MQLNSYDEWSPLREVVVGSAKNYVSHERELSFDLFFHDNLAQDNSSRSEWYYPRLSARRDSAADPGGARVLIKKRYVDELEEDLEGIAAALRSLSVEVLRPLDVAADTGDVRTPAWSASVVPPLNVRDNTLILGDEIIETPPMIRSRYFETQLLKPVFQHYFRQGARWTAMPRPMMTDASFDLSYARTSTAGGPTEPIGDPRPSPYDLGLEMMFDAAQCLRLGRDIVVNIATANHALAVDWLERHLEGRFRIHRVHGISDSHIDSMVLALRPGTLLVRSEKVAELLPEPLRRWDLIVPPSPESDDFPRYDDDDLILTSPFIDLNVLSVSPDTVLVNEACPEMMRTLEKHGFTVVPVRHRHRRLFGGGFHCFTLDTVRDGGPEDYLV, encoded by the coding sequence ATGCAACTGAACAGCTATGACGAGTGGTCACCACTGAGAGAGGTCGTGGTCGGCTCGGCAAAGAACTACGTCTCTCACGAACGCGAACTCTCCTTCGACCTCTTCTTCCATGACAACCTCGCCCAGGACAACTCCTCTCGTTCCGAGTGGTACTACCCGAGGCTCTCCGCACGCCGGGACAGCGCTGCGGACCCGGGCGGTGCGCGTGTGCTCATCAAGAAGCGCTATGTCGACGAACTGGAAGAGGACCTGGAGGGAATCGCAGCGGCGTTGCGGTCCCTCTCGGTCGAAGTGCTGCGCCCGCTGGACGTGGCGGCCGACACCGGCGACGTCCGCACGCCGGCCTGGTCCGCCTCGGTGGTCCCGCCGCTGAACGTCCGCGACAACACGCTGATCCTCGGCGACGAGATCATCGAGACCCCACCGATGATCCGCTCCCGCTACTTCGAGACCCAACTCCTGAAGCCGGTTTTCCAGCACTACTTCCGTCAGGGGGCGCGCTGGACGGCGATGCCGCGGCCGATGATGACGGACGCGTCCTTCGACCTGTCGTACGCGCGCACCAGCACGGCCGGCGGTCCCACCGAGCCCATCGGCGACCCACGCCCCTCGCCCTACGACCTAGGTCTGGAGATGATGTTCGACGCGGCGCAGTGCCTGCGCCTGGGTCGGGACATCGTCGTCAACATCGCGACCGCCAACCACGCGCTGGCCGTCGACTGGCTGGAACGCCACCTGGAGGGACGGTTCCGGATCCACCGGGTGCACGGGATCAGCGACAGTCACATCGACAGCATGGTCCTCGCCCTGCGCCCGGGAACGCTGCTGGTGCGTTCGGAGAAGGTGGCCGAGCTGCTGCCGGAGCCGCTGCGACGCTGGGACCTGATCGTCCCACCGAGCCCGGAGAGCGATGACTTCCCGCGCTACGACGACGACGACCTCATCCTGACCAGCCCTTTCATCGACCTGAACGTGCTGTCGGTGAGCCCCGACACGGTTCTGGTCAACGAAGCGTGCCCGGAGATGATGCGCACCCTGGAGAAGCACGGATTCACGGTCGTGCCCGTGCGGCACCGGCACCGGCGGCTGTTCGGCGGCGGGTTCCACTGCTTCACGCTCGACACCGTCCGCGACGGCGGCCCTGAGGACTACCTCGTCTGA